Genomic segment of uncultured Desulfobacter sp.:
CATTGGCCTTGGTCAGGTATTCGTAAATCTGGAAGGGTTTGAGTTCCCGCTTGGTGACCTTGCCGCCGTCAAACCAGTGCATAAGGATTTCCCGGTCCGCCTTGCGGCTCTCTTCATCCTCTCCTTCCGCCAGAGGCGTAAACCGGTTGCTTACCAAGGCGGCCAGTGCATTGGCAAAATTGATATCCATGTCCGGAATATCCCTGAGGTCTTCGGCCAGGGCCGCGCATTTTTCTGTGGCGGCTTTGGCTTTGGCATTTTTGAATTCCGTTGACAGAGAGTCCAACCAGGCGGCCAGCAGATCCCTGATACCCACGCCGTCAAAATTGCCCTGGAGCTGACGGACAATGGACTGGTAAACGGTTTCAAATTTGTGGATGGGGACATCCCGGGTTAAGACCACAAAGGAGACGGCAAATCCTTTTTCCAGAGCCAGGTGCCGGATTACGGACATGAAATGGGTTTTACCGTCGCCGTAATCCCCGCTGATGAAACGCACTTTGGCCCCGCCCTGGGCAATGTAATGCTCAAGATCGTCTTCAATATAGGAGATCCATTTTTGTCGGCCCACGGTGAATACAGGTACATATTCCACAGGTACGCTGCCTTTGCGCAACTCTTCGATGATGGACCTTGCCTGGAAGGGTTTGAATTCTTTGAGGGCATCCAATGATATCATGACCGAAAGATCCTTTAAGATTTATGAAAAGAGATGGCAGTGATCTGACGCAGTTCCCCTTGGGTATCCAGGAGCCACAGCGCTTTGTTCCGCCCCGGGGTGAGTTGTAGTTCGTACCCGTCCGAGGTGCCGCCGATGCCCGCCTCGTAGTACCGCCACAGATCCACGGAAAACTGGTCCTGGCTGTAGCCTTTGAATTTTCCCTTGTCCATGTTTTGGAAAAAGGTTTTGGACTGCAAAGAGATGACATAGGCCAGGTAGAATTGCTGCATGGGCACAGGCCGACCGGCGGGCTGGTCCTCTTTTTCAAGCAGTTCCAGATAGACCTGGCATAGGGCGTCAATAAATTGCTGGGGATCATAGGGCTTATCGTACAATTGTTTTTTCAGCCGGACCACCATGGTCATGATCCGCCGGGGATCAATGGATTTGAGTACCTTTTTGTTGATCTTGGTAGAGCGGTCGGCAAAATCAATTTCTCCGGTGATACCCTTTAAAACCGTGAACCTGGGAAAATCCATTTGTATTTCAAGCCCGGCTTCTTCGCATTTTTGGGTCAAATCCTGGATGAGGTCCATTCGGTACTGGGCCACCTTTTCATCGGCATAGGCACCCAATGTTTCAAATACCGGCGTGCAGCTTGCCAGGGCTTCGTCTTCGCAAATATCTTTGGCCAGTTTGCTTTTAAGCAGTTCATCCAGCTGGAGAAAGTCATCCCTTTCTGCACACCGGATACATTGTTTAATTAATTCGGCTTTTTTTTGTCTTTGGTTTAGATCCCTCTGAAAGGGTTGGATAATCTGCTTTAAATCCTCTTGGATATCTCCAAGAAATTCTTTTGTTTTCGGCATTTGATTCCTCTTTTTTTGAATTTTAAATGGTCCTTTTCTACACCGGTGCGACAAAAATTTCAATGGATAGGGTTTTACCGCTATCATTGCTGTTGAAACCTGTTATGCATTGATTTATAACCAGGTATATTTTAAACGGTAAATATTTAAAATGATGGATAATTAAGTAATGACAACTGCGTGTGTAAGAAAGATTTTACCCAATGTGAAGGATTTTAAAGCGTTCTGGAGGCAACAAGGCCCTTTCCGGTACGCATTGACAAGCAATGAATACCCCCCCGTGCTGCTGGAATCCGAAGAGTGGATATTTGGTCAGGATAAACAGGCTGTGATGAAGGAATTGATGCAGTTTTCCACCAAGAAGATGGCATTTGTGTCGGCTCCGTTCAATCCGGACAATAAAAGTATACTGCGTCCTGGTGATATCTGTGCCTGGAAGATCGTTCATTTCCCGGAAGAGTGGAATACTATGATATGCGAAGGATTTCTGCCCGAAGGCCAACTCACCCGGGCTGTGGTGGATGCGTGTGTTGACCTGGGATTGCCCCAGGATAAATCAGGTATAGAGCAGGCCTTTTTCAGCCTGCTGGAAAGGCAGCTGGATTGTATGGGGTATGTGTGGTTAACGCCCAGGGGGAAGGCAAAAACCGCCTTTATTCATCAATATTTAGAGGAGTGGCTTCAGGACGAGGAAGATGCCGGGCTTCTATAACGTGTGCATGTCATTGATTATGGGGTGTCTGTGCCGGACGCGACTTGTGCCGCCACCCAATCCAAAAATGCGTTGTTGCCGCCTGAGACATCCACGCCGACGATACAGGGACAATCATAGCTATGCATGTCCTTAACGGCCTTTTCCAGTTCAGGTAAACAATCTGCATGGGTTTTGGCAATCATCACCACCTCCCGGGCTTCCTGAATCTTGCCTTCCCATTCATACACCGAACGCATACCGTCAATGATGTTTACACAGGCGGCCAATCGTTTTTGAACCAATGCTTTTGCTAATAGTGACGCTTCGTCCGGATCTCCGGCTGTCATATAGACCAATTTGATCGTCAATGGTTCCTCCATGAAGTGATTGGCAAGTACTCTATAGTATCATTGCATCACCGCTGTCAATCATCCGAATAGGGGATTAATAGTTTCCCCCGGCCAAGGATTTGACCTGGTTGGGTTTGGGTGGAAATTCCCAGAATCCATTAATGCCACAGGCCTGGAACATGGACGCTAAATTGCTTTTGTCCAGGTGCCTTTGAACGGAACTTACCATGATGGCAACCTCTTCTTTAGGATAAAATTCTCTGATTTCCTGGGCAAGGTCGTTGGCCCGCATCTGCCTGACAAAAAAATCTGTTATAATCCCGACCGGTTTTTCACTTATGATTGACTCGAAGGCCTCTTGGGAGCCCAAAAAAGTCCGTGCACAGAATCCGCATCCGTGAATGAGTCTGGAAAAGACATCAAGATAGGAAGGGGATTGATGGATGACGATAAATTTTGGACAGTCCGTTTGGCTTCGTTTCTCCCTGATCCGGGCAAATTTTTTAGCGGTTGAGGTCCGGTTTCGTTTTTCAAGAAGGCTGATCCAAGTGTCAATGACCCTGGCTGGCGCAGAAGATTCCAGGTAATTTGAACTGATATAGGAAAACGTATCAGATGCCATTAACGCCTCTATGAGCCGGGGTGCACATGTATCTAAAATAGTGGTGGTCAGCGTTTCGCCTGCTTTGGTGCCGGATTCAATTTTTTTTCTGATTTCGGCAACCACATAATCCGAACAGTGCGTGTCCAAAGCCCTGATGGCGGCAATGCTTACAAAAGTAGCCGGATCTGTGACCGCTTTTACAACAGGTGCTGTGGATTCAAGTTCAGGGTAATGTGACAGGGCTGTATACAAAGAAAACCGTATTGAACTATTAAGGTCGTCTCTTTCGGTAAGGCTTAAAAGATCGCCCAAGGATTCCTGGGGAATAGTCCTTGCAATAAGCCTTAGTAGGTTCTCCATCAGATCCGGTGTCTGGTTTTCAAGGTTCTCATGCAGGGCATCTGCAACGTCATGCCCTTTGTCTCCAAAGTATTCAAAGGCCTTTAATCGGTCTTCAATTTTGGGGGAGACCAGCAACTGAAGATTGGGATCATCAGGAATGCGGCAGGGCGGCGCCTGTTTTTGCGCCGGGGCAGGGGGCTTGGGTGTTGTTGGCGGTTGGGACGGTTTTGCTTTTGTCCGGGGCTGGGCGACAGGTGGTGTTTTTCGTTTTCCCTTTAAAAAAGCCAATGTGTCCAGAACATCCGAATCACACTTGTCAGTTTGTGCGATTTGTTCCAGCTTCTGCAGGGCCTTGTCCGTTCCAATCCGCTCCAGGGCAGTCACCGCTTCTTTACGCAGTTCAACATCATCGTAAAAAACAAATTCCGCCAGATCATCCACAAGAAATTCCATGCCTACCCGCCCTGCGGCCCGGAAAATATCCTTGAGCAGGTCTTTATCGGTTGCCTTGTTCAGAATGTGCTTGGTTAAAGGGGTTATGGCGCCGGGTTGAGCAGGATTGGTGTGGTTAATCAGGATCATGACAAATTTGAAATTTATGTGCGCCCTGTCCATGATGAGTTGATACAGACGAGGGCGAAGCGTATGGGTGGGCCCCATGGTGTTCATAAGGTATGATAAGAT
This window contains:
- a CDS encoding BREX system ATP-binding domain-containing protein, with product MISLDALKEFKPFQARSIIEELRKGSVPVEYVPVFTVGRQKWISYIEDDLEHYIAQGGAKVRFISGDYGDGKTHFMSVIRHLALEKGFAVSFVVLTRDVPIHKFETVYQSIVRQLQGNFDGVGIRDLLAAWLDSLSTEFKNAKAKAATEKCAALAEDLRDIPDMDINFANALAALVSNRFTPLAEGEDEESRKADREILMHWFDGGKVTKRELKPFQIYEYLTKANARQLINSLILFLRRFGHQGLILLMDEMETVVAMSASVRNAAYENIRLFIDNSETAQYLHIFFSIIPDVLVSEKGFKSYDALWSRVRSIGASMGDTKRLNYRGVLVDIHQTPLQTRELVDLGRCLLALHGVAYRWSPQEIITDKVIEDICTGQKKMGVISEVRLFIKQLIGVMDLAEQGQAPEEMDMARQMVETRKEMEEEKIKQMQPSWDN
- the cutA gene encoding divalent-cation tolerance protein CutA yields the protein MTIKLVYMTAGDPDEASLLAKALVQKRLAACVNIIDGMRSVYEWEGKIQEAREVVMIAKTHADCLPELEKAVKDMHSYDCPCIVGVDVSGGNNAFLDWVAAQVASGTDTP
- a CDS encoding HEAT repeat domain-containing protein; translation: MASFFPAFEKILKTGKVHSDTLMQILNLDEAQQQTVVEKLALAKDDVAYDILSYLMNTMGPTHTLRPRLYQLIMDRAHINFKFVMILINHTNPAQPGAITPLTKHILNKATDKDLLKDIFRAAGRVGMEFLVDDLAEFVFYDDVELRKEAVTALERIGTDKALQKLEQIAQTDKCDSDVLDTLAFLKGKRKTPPVAQPRTKAKPSQPPTTPKPPAPAQKQAPPCRIPDDPNLQLLVSPKIEDRLKAFEYFGDKGHDVADALHENLENQTPDLMENLLRLIARTIPQESLGDLLSLTERDDLNSSIRFSLYTALSHYPELESTAPVVKAVTDPATFVSIAAIRALDTHCSDYVVAEIRKKIESGTKAGETLTTTILDTCAPRLIEALMASDTFSYISSNYLESSAPARVIDTWISLLEKRNRTSTAKKFARIREKRSQTDCPKFIVIHQSPSYLDVFSRLIHGCGFCARTFLGSQEAFESIISEKPVGIITDFFVRQMRANDLAQEIREFYPKEEVAIMVSSVQRHLDKSNLASMFQACGINGFWEFPPKPNQVKSLAGGNY